The following coding sequences lie in one bacterium genomic window:
- a CDS encoding DUF5615 family PIN-like protein has protein sequence MDVCVGQAIRDYLVQKGYEARLVADSDPRMSDLEILTWAYQEKRVLITLDKDFGALAFQVGVPHAGVIRLPNVPRQKRLELLEIVLTHYLTALQKQAVITVKRGKIRITPRGVG, from the coding sequence GTGGATGTTTGCGTAGGACAGGCTATTAGAGACTATTTGGTCCAAAAAGGATATGAGGCTCGATTAGTAGCAGACAGTGATCCCAGAATGTCGGATTTAGAGATATTAACCTGGGCTTACCAGGAGAAGCGAGTTCTAATAACCCTGGACAAAGACTTTGGTGCCCTGGCCTTTCAAGTAGGTGTTCCCCATGCAGGAGTAATTCGTTTACCGAATGTTCCACGGCAAAAGCGATTAGAACTCTTGGAGATAGTTTTAACACACTATCTAACAGCCCTTCAAAAACAGGCAGTTATAACAGTAAAACGGGGGAAAATCCGAATTACTCCCAGAGGTGTAGGATAG
- a CDS encoding DUF433 domain-containing protein, translated as MSNLLERITINPQIFGGKPIIRGMRISVEMILDLFSQGVTEKEIFEDYPMLEPDDLRACLFYAKVLVANEELEAIEMEQVS; from the coding sequence ATGTCAAATCTACTTGAACGGATTACAATAAATCCTCAAATCTTTGGCGGTAAGCCTATCATTCGGGGAATGAGAATTTCAGTAGAAATGATTCTTGACCTTTTCAGTCAGGGAGTTACAGAAAAAGAGATATTTGAGGATTATCCTATGCTGGAACCAGATGATCTTCGAGCATGTCTATTTTATGCCAAGGTGCTTGTAGCCAATGAAGAACTGGAAGCCATAGAAATGGAGCAAGTCTCGTGA